One Aegilops tauschii subsp. strangulata cultivar AL8/78 chromosome 7, Aet v6.0, whole genome shotgun sequence genomic window carries:
- the LOC109786272 gene encoding uncharacterized protein, with translation MAMTLWSVDVKSGETVWSRRLLEGRRGAVTGVSLVGPPSDGSVVVEAYVKNASGDHAFTLAWLSTERPRAELPCPVMVMDSDFFCSRVMRRGGDPAGGEAVAVRIDGHFNDHPTLWEQFDDEDDDDEDEYSVDSEDDDDDSNSEEEEEEEEGSDGEDDGQATSADDSVMLSTLQTLHRRKYAPEGQFVGGSAPRFACAGSTVGVMRVAAVESRGGDDSKQILVLYRYTRFRATPDGVERRGWPKEHQLRFIATGDHAARSLAWAGSSLAVLIYPGFFSEKLEKSKHLEESRKLQELWSSLTSLVSVPPGARRIEVLVDVGNLQRADYTPASMRHMYAALESMVAGPGPERFIGMELHLPEPVRCGAEGESADDDDSGRNADERPAKRRRVDVAGEDCPVCLQLLEVEGDDLAAWPGCSKPHVFHGACLERALVESVRCPMCRHKLYMEPKLE, from the coding sequence ATGGCGATGACCCTCTGGTCCGTGGACGTCAAGAGCGGCGAGACCGTGTGGTCCAGGCGCTTGCTGGAAGGCCGCCGCGGCGCCGTCACCGGCGTCTCCCTCGTCGGCCCGCCGAGCGACGGGAGCGTCGTCGTGGAAGCCTACGTCAAGAACGCCAGCGGGGACCACGCGTTCACGCTCGCGTGGCTGTCCACCGAGAGGCCCCGCGCGGAGCTGCCATGCCCGGTTATGGTGATGGACTCCGATTTCTTCTGCTCTCGCGTGATGCGGCGGGGAGGCGACCCCGCTGGCGGTGAGGCTGTCGCCGTTCGGATAGATGGTCACTTCAACGATCATCCGACGCTGTGGGAGCAGTTCGACGACGAAGATGATGATGACGAGGATGAATACTCGGTGGATTCGGAAGACGACGACGATGACAGCaacagcgaggaggaggaggaggaggaggaggggagcgACGGCGAGGACGACGGACAAGCGACCAGCGCCGACGATAGCGTGATGCTAAGCACGCTACAGACACTGCACCGTAGGAAGTACGCCCCCGAGGGGCAATTCGTTGGAGGTTCTGCGCCGCGGTTCGCCTGCGCCGGGAGCACGGTCGGCGTCATGCGGGTCGCCGCCGTGGAGAGCCGAGGCGGAGACGACAGCAAGCAGATCTTGGTGCTCTACCGCTACACCCGCTTCAGGGCAACACCGGACGGCGTGGAACGGCGAGGGTGGCCGAAGGAGCACCAGCTCCGGTTCATCGCCACCGGCGACCACGCGGCGAGGTCGCTGGCGTGGGCCGGATCGTCTCTGGCCGTGCTGATATACCCCGGTTTCTTCAGCGAGAAGCTTGAGAAGAGCAAGCATCTTGAGGAGAGCAGGAAGCTCCAGGAGCTATGGTCTAGCTTGACGTCGCTGGTGAGCGTCCCGCCGGGAGCGAGACGCATCGAGGTGTTGGTGGACGTCGGCAACCTCCAGCGGGCGGACTACACGCCCGCGAGCATGAGGCACATgtacgccgcgctggagagcatGGTGGCGGGCCCGGGGCCCGAGCGCTTCATCGGCATGGAGTTGCACTTGCCGGAGCCGGTACGGTGCGGCGCGGAAGGCGAATCAGCCGACGATGACGATAGCGGCAGAAACGCGGACGAGCGGCCGGCAAAGCGGAGGAGGGTAGACGTCGCTGGGGAGGATTGCCCCGTCTGCTTGCAGCTGCTGGAGGTGGAGGGCGACGACCTCGCCGCGTGGCCCGGGTGCAGCAAGCCGCACGTATTCCATGGCGCGTGCTTGGAGCGCGCCCTCGTGGAGAGCGTCCGGTGCCCGATGTGCAGGCACAAGTTGTACATGGAGCCCAAGCTAGAGTGA
- the LOC141027391 gene encoding uncharacterized protein, whose protein sequence is MRIFREAVEDCALQDLGWTGVPFTWDNQHDGVANVKARIDRAFANEQFRQMFGFTNVRHICAAESDHCFIKVEFRKQQGDQGGRGTKPFRYENVWRTHVEYERVVAECWRNQQRAPGLHGVIESLGALQQRLGPWGKKEFGCLSRTV, encoded by the coding sequence ATGCGAATATTTCGAGAAGCTGTCGAAGATTGTGCTCTCCAAGATCTTGGATGGACGGGTGTTCCTTTCACATGGGATAACCAGCATGATGGAGTAGCGAACGTAAAAGCCCGGATTGATCGTGCATTTGCTAACGAGCAGTTCCGGCAAATGTTTGGTTTCACGAATGTCCGCCACATATGTGCTGCTGAATCTGATCATTGCTTCATCAAAGTGGAGTTCAGGAAGCAGCAGGGCGACCAAGGAGGACGGGGTACTAAACCGTTCAGATACGAAAATGTGTGGCGGACGCATGTGGAGTACGAACGAGTTGTGGCCGAGTGTTGGCGCAATCAACAGCGCGCACCAGGTCTACATGGAGTGATTGAGTCGCTTGGTGCTCTGCAACAGCGACTTGGACCATGGGGGAAAAAGGAATTCGGCTGCCTATCTAGGACAGTTTAG